The nucleotide window AAAAAtccatttatttataatattattatgatTACCCTTTGTTTTTGGCTTTTGGTTTAATTTCTCTTCGTGTCTAAAGTATTTGCAtgtttaaaatttagtccttttataatGATATTATCAAATGAActtcaattattaaattaaaatagtaGAGGGACTCTCAATTTATAGATTTAAAAATAGAGAAATTCAATTTAAAATGTACAAAGAGTATAGGGATTGAAATCATAATTAGACAATTTCTTTTCTTATGTATATCTATATTAGTTTGATTGagttttgaaaatttaagaaaaatatatattttaaaaaattcattataAGAGTATTTATCTCttgtaataattttataattgggTCATGTAATCTTGTAAATTCCTTTTAGATCATTTCAGTCATTTTACGATTTCATCATTCAAGCATAGGCGAATCGGGGCTGGTCTTGACCCCcaaagtttttaaaaattttagttatttctttaatttttttgaaaattttaattagatccTCCAAAATTTTGAGAAGTActattaaaaaatttcaattagactcttcaatttttttttatattttcataaaacctcaaaaatatttaaaaattttaattagacctaaaatttttaaaagtactTACTAAAACCCTCTaagttcttaaaatttttaattagatCCTCAAAACTTAATGCGAAAATTCAGACACTGCATTCAAGTTTATCAGACATATTTTCAAGTCGAACCATCTTGGTTTAGGTCATTTCTAACTTGCCATAGCAATAAACCCAGTGGTCCATTCTGCTTTCATTCATTTTGCTCCGAAAATTCCGAGTTCGGACCCCGGTTTGGTCACAAAAATGCAGGGTAAACAACATACCACGAATATGAATTTCAGCAAGATGATGAAAAATGTATAAAACTACTTTAAAATCTTCCCCTCTCCATGAATCAAACAAGTAATAGCGAGCCGAGAAAGGgaacaaagaaaaataaacaagCCCCATTTCTCCGAGACATACAGTTCTAAGCCTTTGAGATTTTGATCCTACAAAAGAATGGCTAACTGCTGGTGAAACGATGTCTTCTCATATGTCATAATCTATATCGGTTATGTTCTGGGCCGTGGAGCGTTTCACAAGTTGTCCTTCTTCATTATATCTATCAAGGTTTTCACATGGAGCTGGGAAGATAGTACCGATTACGCGGCCTTGAATGAAGGCACACTGGAATATGTGTTTCTTCTTGTACGTTAACCCCACGGACATATCCCTAAACGTCACGTTTCTGATAGGAATATCTTCACTACCATGTATACGAACGGGAACACGGACTCCTTGACCATGTATCCCCGTGAAGCTTATGTCTTTAACTATTGGGAGTGCTTTTGGGTCGAAATCATCATCAGGGTGCTCGTTATAATCTGTCTTGATAACAATTCCGACTCGGACATTATCAAATGTTATGTTTCGGTATGTTATATGTCTAACATATCCACCTCTTCCAGTGGCAGTCTTGATTCGAACTGCACGTCGGGAACTCCAGACAAGGAGGTTTTCGATGGTGACATCAGATACCCCACCGGACATCTCACTGCCGATTGAAATGCCAGCACTGTCGTATAGTTCAACCAAGACAGAATTCAGTTTGTAAGATTATAACAGACACAGTACGTAACAGCACAGGAAGGAAACATGAACTGGAAGATCTAGATTAATATGTAATGCATGCATGAATTTGTCAAGCTGACACTGTCACATGGTTCATGAAATACAAGGTTCATAAAGTTCGAGAAACTTCACCTGACCATAGAGCGTACGATGAGGTTTCGAATAAGAATGTTTCTCGAAGGTCGAGCATAAGCTATGCCATACTGATCCCATCCACTCTTTATAGCAATTGCATCATCTCCGACACTTATGTAACAATCCTCAATTACTACATCCTCACACGAATCTGTTCATAGCATGGAAAAGAATTGTGTCGGAATTAGCTACTGTAAGTTCTCATAGAGGAAAATCGAACCCGTTTTGTTCCTACTTACCAGGATCGATTCCATCAGTATTTGGGGCTTCACGTACAGGAGCCAGGATGGTAACGTTCCTGACTGTTACATTCTTGCAGTCATATGGATGAAAAGTCCAAAATGGAGAATCACGTAGCGTTATATTAGCGATTACGATGTCACTAGACCACATAATTTGCATGAGTGGACCTCTTGTGTGGTTGAGTAGCTTTTGCCGAAACTTTTTCCACCATGATTGACCCTGCCCATTTATGGTACCATTATCCCCTGTTGAATTGTCGAAACAAGTATAACATAAGACTCGGTCAGCAATGAATAAACGTAGCAGAAGAAAGTTCTCAATGTTCGATTATCAGAATCACGCATACACAAAAAACTCACACGATTTCTAAGAGCTTAAGAGTCAAAAGGTTAAGCAAATCAAATCTACATCACACGTACTATTAGACCGGACTTTGGTAAgagatacaaaaaaaaaaaaggtttattTACCACTTGGATTAAGGTTCTTAACAGACCAATAAATCTTACTTTAATAGAATGATTCCGGTAACATAGATTCTACCATAAGTTCAGTGTAATTCTTTTACCAAATACCACACCAAGTAGTAAGTTCGAAATTATAGAATGCTGTGTTCAACAAGGTCATATATACCGATCGAGAAGGCTCTATTTTACAAGCCTCATCCACACTTTAACACAAATGACTTGAGGAGAAAACATTAGAGGAATGACTTCAAAACAGAAACTAGAGCTCACACGTATTGGGCGAAGAAACTAACCAGTTATAACGACATCTTTGAGGTTTTGACCATGGATTAAACTTCCATACCGAGGTCCATGATGCTCTCTTCCATACCCGTATGAAGGCAACGGAGGCATTAATGGCCATTGCTTCTCATCCTGTACAACATACATAAATGAAAACACATCCAAAATTAGCAATAGATATTGTAATTCTCATACGACAGCCACGAGATGAAGCCACCGGTTTCCAGAGTCTTAATCAAAATGGTCAGATAAATAACTTGAAACAATGAcaaattaccaaatgactaaaacatAAACTAACATCATAATCATCATACTAGCACAATGTGGAAGTTTAGGAATTGGTAAAATGATTATGAATTCCCTTGATTATATGATCATCATACATGCTTATACTAATTTATAAGACCCCTCCATCACCATTCACAGCCTATAACAACTAAAAATGTGATATGCGCCTTGGCGTAGGATCTAGTCACAGGTCTAGACGGGAAAGAATTCTTGcttcgacctatggttactcaaaagGCAGATTCGTCCTTGACTGAACCCCCTTTCAAAATAACGTTTCTTTTGATAGAATAATTGCTTACCTCTTTATTTCATATTGGCAGCCTTTTATAGACTGTTAATAACAAAGGAAAGAGTCCTAATTGACATAAAATAGAAttcctaacttagagtttatGAAGGAAACAAAAACCTAATATAATAAAACTAAAACCTTAGTAAAacctaatataataaataaataaaactaaatactCCTATTGCAATTACAGCGTCCATATCATTACTCCCCTTCTCGGAATTGAGCTTGTCCTCAAGCTCAAATTCAGAATAAACTTCAGAACTTATCCAAAATCATTTATCTCATCATCATCTTACTTGCCTTCAACATCTGGTACTTCTATCCAAAATAACCTTTTACATTTGTCTCCCATGGAATAAGACTCGTCACAATTATAACACAGCCCTTTAGCCCTTCTTTCCGCCATTTCTATCCATGTCAATCTCTTAATAAATGGTGCAGAAGAACCTATTTTGCCGTTGTTCCCTGTTGGTTCTATTGTTTGTCCCCCTCCCTTTGCAATGTTCGTAGTTGTTGGAATGATTGAATTGCTGTCAGTGTTTTGGGAAGTTGGCCAATTCAGGATGGCTCGAGATGACTGTTTGGAAGAGACATTTTGGTTACGTTCCAATGTTCGAGCCATATTCATTGCAACTCCAAGGTTTCCCGGTTGTTGCATCTCAATATCAATTCTAAGTTCCTCTACCAATCCAGCAGTAAAAAGGTTTACTTGTTGTCGAGGTTTAAGATCAGTAGTCCTAGCAAGTAGTGATTGAAATTGGCGTTGATATTCTTCTACCGTCCCAGTTTGTCTCAAGTTTGCAAGTTCCCTTAAGGGTTATTACTCATAGGTGGCCCAAACCTGACATGACAACACTCTCTGAAGCGTTCCCAATCTAGATTTGCCTCCTCTTCTTCGAATTGATCAAACCATAATTGTGCCTCTCCTGAAAGATGGAATGAAGCTAGGCCGACTTTGTCTTCTTCGTTGGTCCGTTGATTGCCAAAAAAAATTTTGCATCTTTTTAACCATCCTAAAGGATCTCCAACCCCATCATAAGTGGAAAATTCCATCTTAGAGTATCGTGGCACCATGGCCCCACCGTGTTGCAAATCTGAATTTCTTTTCTTGCCTCCAGTGCTGCCTTGTTCTTCATTATTTTTTTCTGAATCCCCTTTCATTGTCTTTTGGACCGAAAGAGATAACATCGCCACCTGCTCCTCTAATGCTTGTTGCCTTGTAGCCATTTGTTCCATAAATGCCTCCACTTGGTTGTCAAAGTTTTTTCGTCACCCATGACAGTTGGCTCCGATACCAAGTTGGTATGCGCTTGGCGTGAGATCTAGTCACAGTCTAAACGGAAAGAATTCTTGcttcgacctatggttactcaaaagGCGATTCGTCCTGATGAACCCCTCTCAAAATAACGTTTCTTTTGATAGAATAATTTCTTACCTCTTTATTTCATATTGGCAGCCTTTTATAGAATGTTAATAACAAAGGAAAGAGTCCTAATTGACATAAAATAGAATTCTTAAGTTAGAATTTATGAAGGAAACAAAAACCTAATATagtaaaactaaaactcttagtaaaacctgatataataaataaacaaaactAAATACTCCTATTGCAATTAAAGCGTCCATATCAAAATGTCAAATCATTAGCTTGAAAATTCAATCATTGGCTTGTTTTAGTGAGATTCACATTCGAGTGGTAGCATTCTCTCACATAAATGACATCATGGGGTCAAGTCTAACCGCATGTAAACTCTTTAGTTTCACATGGTTTCACCTGTTACTACAAGAAATTCAACTCTGTCAACCTGATAGGATTCTTGGTAGAGTTAGGAGACAGAACCTTGACCAGGGACACGGTTCACCTGTTAGTATAAAACACTCAACTCTGTCAACCTAATATGAGTCTCGGTAAAGTAGGGAAACAAAAACTTGACAGGAGACATGGTTTCGCTTGTTACTACAAGTTACTCAACTCTATCAACCTAATAAGAGTCTCGGTAGAGTTAGGAGATGAAACTTCGACCAGGAACATGGTTTCACCTGTTACTACATCACAATTCTGTCAACCTACAATAGTCTCAGTAGAGTCAGGAGACAAAACCTCAACCTAGGACATGGTTTCACCTGTTACTACAAGACACTCAACTCTGTCAACCTAATAGGAGTCTTGATAGAGTCGGGAGACAAAAGCTCAAAAGGGACACAGTTTCACTTGTTAACGCAAAACACTCAACTTTGTCCACCTAACAGGAGTCTCTGTAGAGCCGGGGGACAAAACCTCGACCGGGGATATAGTTTCACCTGTTACTACATGACACACAACTCTGTCATCCTATCAGGAGTCTCGGTAGAGTCGGAAGACAACCTAGACAGCGACATGGTTTCACCTGTTACTACAAGACACTCGACTCTATCAACCTGACAGTATTCTCGGCAGAATCGGGAGACAAAAGCTCCACCGAGGATATAGATTCAACTGCTACTACAAGACACTCAACTCTAGCACCCTGACAGGATTCTCGACAGAGGCGGGAGACAAAACCTCGACCGAAGACATAGATTCACCTGTTACTACAAGACGCTCAACTATGTCACCCTATCGGAGTCTAGGCAGAGTCGAAACAAAACCCCGACCACAGACAATACTAGATTTGTAACCCTCAATTATACTTATCAGttaatgaattcaacaaaaaGATCGATTCAAAGGGTGAATAAAAACACCAACCTGGATTCCAAGAATCTCAGCATCCTCAGCCAAGAACAGAGTCATATGACTAGTGAGATTAAAGGGCGCCGTAAGCCACTTCCCAGGCGGCACATTGAGTTGCCCACCACCGCCTCTCTTCCCAAGCTTTGAGATCGCCAATATAGCCCTTTCAAACGCCGCCGTATTCAACGTCTTACCATCCCCAACACCGCCGAAATCAGTCAAATTAAACGCAAAAGGCCGCATCTTTGGCATAGGCCGACTCAACCCGGTTTTTACCGAAACCGAAATCCCCGCCCCAATAATTTTCCGCTGCCATATAAAAACCGAACCAAAAGCAACGATCCATAAGAGAATAAAGAGAGTTCGATATGAAGAAAGAAACGCCGCAACCAATCTCTTAAACTGAAACCGCCCCACCGGCAACGTCTCCACCATTTTCGGGGTTTTTTTATGGGCTCAAGAAGCGGGTTTGGATTTGGAACATGGAAAAGAAGGATATTTTTGTATGATTTGAGCTTAAAACGCAAATGGGTGTATGTTTTTTGAGTGAAATGTTAATAATTATCATTCTTGCTGGTGAATTTCGTTGTTGAATTTcgttaataatatattaaattactatGGGAAATAGAAAAGATAAGAGGAGGACCTATGAAAAGGCCTTTGTACCCCAAAGGAAAAGGCATCTATGTAAGGATTTGTTTCACTTTGCCATTAACATGTTCGcttaaaagattaaatttttctttatggattgaaaaaggggtgaaaaaaaTGGTGAATTACTGCATAAAATGTTGGTTTTTGGTTTTGGGATTGTTCAACCAATTGAAGAACTGAAATTTGAGGTCTTTTTAAGGCAATCAGAAGCAAATGTAAATAATTGTATTTAGTTGGTGAATAGTTTATAGTTAAAGATTTATAATTTGTCCAGTTAATGAaggaatttaaaaaaatttaaatcgggtgattttttaaaatatatttaaaaaaattcaaaccatAAAAATTGGTCAATTACTTTTTGAAATAGTAAAATCGAGTTTTTATAAACTGTGCTGTTAAGCACAAGTTTCACTAAATCtgctatttttataaaaattgttctgggtttgaatttaattttataaaaatatataaaaagttataatagtatttttattttgcaaaatattaaatttttatttaattttcaactGAATTTTGTTAAATTGAAAAACCCAAAAACATAAATCTTGAGCCAAAAACAAAAACAAGATTTAACCGTTTAAATTAGAGAATTCAATCATTTAtaagattttaaaaaataaactaataataatttgaaaagtgaaatattaaaataaaaaattgttatATATAGGAAAAAACCAATAATGAAAAcgaattaaaacataaaaaaaccattttttgttaaaaacaaaaatttaaaatataaatttaagaaattttattttccCACTCCAACTCATttctatttaataataatttttatttttatttttatcgaaGCTTAGTGTaacattattttcaaaaatatttttgaccAAGAAAACTCAATTAACACCTTTTTAGGCAAAAGTTAAAATTTCCTACTTTGCTTTTGGCTAGAAAGGTGTTTTTGTTCTAAAATCATTTTTGAAAAGCTCAAAAATATTAAATCgaaaagtttcgtca belongs to Gossypium arboreum isolate Shixiya-1 chromosome 7, ASM2569848v2, whole genome shotgun sequence and includes:
- the LOC108457992 gene encoding probable polygalacturonase; translation: MVETLPVGRFQFKRLVAAFLSSYRTLFILLWIVAFGSVFIWQRKIIGAGISVSVKTGLSRPMPKMRPFAFNLTDFGGVGDGKTLNTAAFERAILAISKLGKRGGGGQLNVPPGKWLTAPFNLTSHMTLFLAEDAEILGIQDEKQWPLMPPLPSYGYGREHHGPRYGSLIHGQNLKDVVITGDNGTINGQGQSWWKKFRQKLLNHTRGPLMQIMWSSDIVIANITLRDSPFWTFHPYDCKNVTVRNVTILAPVREAPNTDGIDPDSCEDVVIEDCYISVGDDAIAIKSGWDQYGIAYARPSRNILIRNLIVRSMVSAGISIGSEMSGGVSDVTIENLLVWSSRRAVRIKTATGRGGYVRHITYRNITFDNVRVGIVIKTDYNEHPDDDFDPKALPIVKDISFTGIHGQGVRVPVRIHGSEDIPIRNVTFRDMSVGLTYKKKHIFQCAFIQGRVIGTIFPAPCENLDRYNEEGQLVKRSTAQNITDIDYDI